A genomic window from Winogradskyella sp. J14-2 includes:
- a CDS encoding PAS domain-containing sensor histidine kinase, with the protein MNQHDEIDILKRALARERASRKAAEKILEEKSTELYNLTQKLKTSNTKLEKLVKERTLELKGVFENIIDAYVVMDLWGNVLKMNDAAVHLLGYDKKEEDFNLVTLADQTEIDNVMEAFDLLMSEGAVTNFQVKINTKFGEQKLVQINASIILGPDNKPIAAQGIVRDITKDKQAEEQLIESKNRLSTLIRNLDSGVLLEDENRKIILTNNKFCDLFNIPLKPSQLVGEDCTNSAQQSKDMFSNSEGFVKRINDIVEKKELVIGDELKMLNGNILERDYIPVFSDATYKGHLWRYRDVTLSRKYRHSIEVEREKYRNIIANMNLGLMEVDNNDRILMINQSFAEISGYTEKELIGKQGRKIFTTDKEVQKIKNESKKRLKGESNSYEIKVKIKNGETRYWLISGAPNYDINGKVVGSIGIHLDITDLKSLELQKENLLHKLEKSNDELQEYAHIVSHDLKSPLRSIDALVQWIKEDNENKLDDASLQNLNLIETTLEKMEQLISDVLEYSSIRSEKGQSKPVNTDTMVKDLLKILYIPEHIEVKIHDKLPVLTGEKTKLQQLFQNLISNAVKFIDKPKGKIDIKLKELPYHYQFSISDNGIGIEEKFHNKIFKIFHSLNKSKDSTGVGLSIVKKIVDLHDGKIWLESTPGVGTTFHFTLTK; encoded by the coding sequence ATGAACCAACACGATGAGATAGACATTCTAAAAAGAGCTTTAGCACGCGAAAGGGCTTCTAGAAAAGCAGCTGAAAAAATTCTCGAAGAAAAATCTACGGAACTCTATAATCTTACCCAAAAATTAAAAACATCTAATACTAAGCTCGAAAAACTAGTTAAAGAACGCACATTAGAGCTAAAGGGTGTTTTTGAAAATATCATCGATGCATATGTAGTTATGGATTTATGGGGTAATGTTCTAAAGATGAATGATGCAGCAGTACATCTCTTAGGGTACGATAAAAAAGAGGAAGACTTTAACCTTGTAACTTTAGCAGACCAAACTGAGATAGACAACGTAATGGAAGCCTTTGACCTTTTAATGTCCGAAGGTGCTGTTACCAACTTTCAAGTAAAGATTAATACTAAATTTGGCGAACAAAAACTGGTTCAAATCAATGCCAGCATTATATTAGGACCAGACAACAAGCCTATAGCAGCACAAGGTATTGTTAGAGATATTACCAAAGATAAACAAGCAGAAGAGCAGCTAATTGAATCAAAAAATAGACTTTCTACACTAATACGTAATTTAGACTCTGGAGTTTTGCTCGAAGATGAGAACAGAAAAATAATACTTACAAATAACAAATTTTGTGACTTATTTAACATACCTCTAAAGCCCAGTCAATTGGTAGGTGAAGACTGTACCAACTCCGCCCAGCAAAGTAAAGATATGTTTTCTAATTCAGAAGGTTTTGTAAAAAGAATCAACGATATTGTAGAAAAAAAGGAATTGGTTATCGGTGATGAGTTAAAAATGCTAAATGGAAACATCCTTGAACGCGATTATATTCCCGTCTTTAGTGATGCAACATACAAAGGCCATTTATGGAGATATAGAGATGTTACATTAAGCAGAAAATACCGACACAGTATTGAGGTAGAGCGCGAAAAGTACAGAAACATTATTGCCAATATGAATTTGGGATTAATGGAAGTGGACAACAACGATCGTATACTCATGATTAATCAGAGTTTTGCAGAAATTTCTGGTTATACCGAAAAAGAACTCATTGGCAAGCAAGGAAGAAAAATCTTTACAACAGACAAGGAAGTTCAAAAGATTAAAAACGAGAGTAAAAAACGTTTAAAAGGCGAATCAAATTCCTACGAGATTAAAGTAAAAATAAAAAATGGCGAAACAAGATATTGGCTAATCAGTGGTGCCCCAAATTACGATATTAACGGAAAGGTCGTTGGCTCAATAGGTATCCATTTAGATATTACAGACCTGAAAAGTCTTGAGTTACAAAAAGAAAACCTACTCCATAAACTCGAAAAAAGTAATGACGAGTTGCAAGAATACGCGCACATAGTGTCTCACGATTTAAAGTCGCCATTACGCAGTATTGATGCTTTGGTACAATGGATTAAAGAAGACAATGAGAATAAGCTCGACGATGCAAGTTTACAAAATTTAAATCTTATAGAAACGACGCTAGAGAAGATGGAGCAACTAATTTCAGATGTTTTAGAATACTCCAGTATTAGGTCAGAGAAAGGTCAAAGCAAACCAGTAAATACAGATACTATGGTTAAAGACCTATTAAAAATATTATATATTCCAGAGCATATAGAGGTTAAAATTCATGATAAGTTACCTGTCCTTACTGGCGAAAAAACCAAGCTTCAGCAATTGTTTCAAAACCTTATTAGTAACGCTGTTAAATTTATTGATAAGCCAAAGGGAAAAATAGATATAAAACTAAAGGAATTACCATACCACTATCAATTTTCAATCTCAGATAATGGTATTGGTATTGAAGAAAAGTTTCACAATAAAATTTTTAAAATATTTCACTCACTAAATAAAAGTAAAGACTCAACAGGCGTAGGTCTTTCTATAGTAAAAAAAATAGTTGATCTCCACGATGGTAAAATATGGTTGGAGAGCACACCAGGTGTAGGCACCACATTTCATTTTACATTAACAAAATAG
- a CDS encoding histidine kinase: MEQPNLNYIYNMSGGNKDFEKKIIHIIKTEFPQEKAIYFKNLEANNYKQTAENVHKLKHKISILGLENSYAMAVNYENNLMAHSTEGKIEFEAILQNITDFLKTL, translated from the coding sequence ATGGAACAACCTAATCTTAATTACATCTACAACATGTCTGGTGGAAATAAAGACTTTGAAAAAAAAATAATACATATCATCAAAACCGAATTTCCTCAAGAAAAGGCAATATATTTTAAAAATTTAGAAGCCAATAACTACAAACAAACTGCCGAAAATGTACACAAGCTTAAACATAAAATTAGTATTTTAGGCCTTGAGAATAGTTATGCTATGGCTGTTAATTATGAGAATAACCTCATGGCGCACAGTACAGAGGGTAAAATTGAATTTGAAGCAATTTTACAAAACATAACTGATTTTTTAAAGACCTTATAA
- a CDS encoding UDP-glucuronic acid decarboxylase family protein: MVKKRILVTGGAGFVGSHLCERLLSEGHEVYCLDNFFTGQKQNILHLMSNPYFELIRHDVINPYLIEVDEIYNLACPASPVHYQYNPIKTIKTSVMGAINMLGLAKRVNAKILQASTSEVYGNPLVHPQPESYWGNVNPVGERSCYDEGKRAAETLFRDYNSQNNVETKIVRIFNTYGPRMHPNDGRVVSNFIVQALKNEDITVYGKGNQTRSFQFVDDLVEGMIRTMNTDASFTNPVNIGNPVEFKIIELAEKVIKLTNSKSKIIYKDLPSDDPMMRKPDISLAKQALDWEPKVNLDDGLEQTISFFKALIK; this comes from the coding sequence ATGGTCAAAAAAAGAATATTAGTTACAGGTGGCGCAGGATTTGTAGGTTCTCACCTTTGTGAAAGATTACTTTCAGAAGGACACGAAGTCTATTGTTTAGACAACTTTTTTACAGGACAAAAACAGAACATTCTTCATTTAATGTCTAACCCGTATTTTGAGCTTATTCGTCATGATGTTATTAACCCTTACTTAATAGAAGTAGATGAAATTTATAACTTGGCTTGTCCAGCTTCGCCAGTGCATTATCAATACAACCCAATTAAAACCATAAAAACATCGGTTATGGGCGCCATAAATATGTTGGGATTAGCAAAGCGTGTTAATGCTAAGATTTTACAAGCGTCAACGAGCGAAGTTTACGGTAATCCTTTAGTGCACCCTCAACCAGAATCCTATTGGGGAAATGTAAATCCTGTTGGTGAGCGTTCGTGCTACGACGAAGGTAAACGCGCAGCAGAAACCTTGTTTAGAGATTACAACAGCCAGAATAATGTAGAGACCAAAATTGTTAGAATCTTTAATACTTACGGCCCAAGAATGCATCCAAACGATGGTAGAGTAGTGTCTAATTTTATCGTGCAGGCTTTAAAAAACGAAGACATTACGGTTTATGGTAAAGGTAATCAAACTAGAAGCTTTCAATTTGTTGATGATCTTGTAGAAGGTATGATAAGAACAATGAATACCGATGCATCATTTACTAATCCTGTAAACATTGGTAATCCTGTGGAGTTTAAGATTATTGAATTGGCAGAAAAGGTAATTAAGCTTACAAATTCAAAATCTAAAATAATTTATAAAGACTTACCGTCTGACGACCCAATGATGAGAAAACCAGATATTTCTTTGGCAAAACAAGCATTGGATTGGGAACCAAAAGTAAACCTAGACGACGGTCTTGAACAAACCATTTCATTTTTCAAAGCACTTATCAAATAA
- a CDS encoding FIST signal transduction protein, whose translation MLITTTKTSEIVNAISNHVGKNAALITIGEQTEIDIKDIIGQLNDAGLKFMGGLFPKVIHGNSILDKGIVVNTLNKLDSMFLINNISSKSYTIPKVNFEKDQNYSLFTYVDGLTSNISHYLSKLYENYGMQTTYFGGGAGSLSLKQQPCVFNNEGVFKDAAVFGIMKMSSSIGVKHGWSKVAGPFIVTRAEGNIIKEINWKNPFEVYKETVEEHSGKIFTEDNFFEIAKGYPFGILKESAECIVRDPLMVNEKGEIVCVGELEDNTVVDILNGNEESLIQAAKSATQESIKQASAPRKAILIDCISRILFLDKNFDKELSAVTGTLEESFNNVSIGGALTLGEISSYGEGFLEFYNKTIVVGLFE comes from the coding sequence ATGCTAATAACAACAACAAAAACTTCTGAAATTGTAAATGCAATTTCTAATCACGTAGGTAAAAATGCTGCTTTAATTACTATTGGAGAGCAGACGGAAATTGATATAAAAGATATAATTGGTCAACTTAATGATGCGGGACTAAAGTTTATGGGTGGGTTGTTTCCAAAAGTTATTCATGGTAATTCTATTTTAGATAAAGGTATTGTAGTTAATACACTAAATAAGTTAGATTCTATGTTCTTAATAAACAACATAAGTTCTAAAAGCTATACCATACCTAAAGTTAATTTTGAAAAAGACCAAAACTATAGCCTTTTTACTTATGTAGATGGTTTAACATCCAATATTTCGCATTACTTAAGTAAGCTTTACGAAAATTACGGAATGCAAACTACTTACTTTGGTGGAGGCGCAGGGAGCCTGTCGTTAAAACAGCAGCCATGTGTGTTTAATAACGAAGGTGTTTTTAAAGATGCAGCCGTTTTTGGCATAATGAAAATGTCATCTAGTATTGGTGTAAAACACGGCTGGAGTAAGGTGGCTGGCCCCTTTATTGTTACAAGAGCTGAAGGTAATATTATAAAAGAGATAAACTGGAAAAATCCTTTTGAAGTCTATAAGGAAACTGTAGAAGAACACTCTGGTAAAATCTTTACAGAAGATAATTTCTTTGAAATCGCTAAGGGCTATCCTTTTGGAATTCTAAAAGAAAGTGCCGAGTGTATCGTTAGAGACCCATTAATGGTAAATGAAAAAGGAGAAATAGTTTGTGTTGGCGAGTTAGAGGATAATACGGTTGTCGATATTCTAAACGGAAATGAAGAATCATTAATACAGGCAGCTAAGTCAGCAACTCAAGAGAGCATTAAGCAAGCATCAGCCCCAAGAAAAGCTATTCTTATAGACTGCATCTCGAGGATTTTATTTCTAGACAAAAATTTTGATAAAGAGTTGTCGGCAGTAACTGGTACTTTAGAAGAGAGTTTTAATAATGTATCTATTGGAGGTGCATTAACATTAGGCGAAATTTCATCTTATGGCGAAGGCTTTTTAGAGTTTTATAATAAAACCATAGTTGTAGGATTGTTTGAATAA
- a CDS encoding LytR/AlgR family response regulator transcription factor, with amino-acid sequence MNCIIIDDEATARAIISQLCSNVTNLNVLAEFPNAIQAIKYLNQNEVDLILLDIHMPDFTGFDFIETIKNPPKIILTTSDANFAIQAFEYDCIVDYLVKPITPERFAKAIQKAESTTQPIEAKPKTSDEVETTSGNDLYVNIDRRLIKIDIPSIYLVEAKGDYIQIKTENKNYTVHSTLKKIEDKLPDSLFLKIHRSYIINVDKIIDIEDNSVLIKKDVVPVSRSNRPELMKRLNLL; translated from the coding sequence ATGAATTGTATAATTATTGATGATGAAGCAACAGCAAGAGCAATTATATCCCAACTTTGTTCCAATGTAACTAACCTTAACGTTCTCGCAGAATTTCCAAACGCCATCCAGGCCATAAAATATCTCAACCAAAATGAAGTAGATTTAATTTTACTAGATATTCATATGCCAGATTTTACAGGTTTCGATTTTATTGAAACCATCAAGAATCCTCCAAAAATAATATTAACTACATCAGATGCCAATTTTGCTATACAGGCTTTTGAGTACGATTGTATTGTAGATTATTTGGTAAAACCCATCACACCAGAACGCTTTGCTAAAGCTATACAAAAGGCTGAAAGCACTACACAGCCAATCGAGGCAAAACCAAAAACTTCAGATGAGGTAGAAACCACCTCAGGTAATGATCTTTACGTCAATATAGATAGACGCCTTATTAAAATAGACATTCCGAGCATTTACTTGGTAGAAGCTAAAGGAGATTATATTCAAATTAAAACAGAAAATAAGAATTATACCGTTCATTCTACTTTAAAAAAGATTGAAGATAAATTACCAGATAGTCTATTCTTAAAAATTCACCGTTCTTATATTATTAATGTCGATAAAATCATCGATATAGAAGACAATAGCGTGTTAATTAAAAAGGATGTTGTTCCGGTAAGTCGCTCTAACCGTCCAGAATTAATGAAGCGATTAAACCTGTTATAA
- a CDS encoding sensor histidine kinase → MKIEDHILDILQLYEYAMAIGKSLDYKESCDLFLKLVLKRKNLNAAWILESRDNVLKSTYAIPLGKEIEVEKDEAKSALLDHIDFAQIVSSGNEISTMAPIAIDGGITAIFNLQDGGYLFLYSKKDNLTKKDVLQLEPVISKFTINLKACKAFKEQEQLLNNLEVQNKELSDYAHMVSHDLKSPLRSIDSLATWLKEDYDAKLDDKGKESLGLIRSSVDKMDALINGILEYSTIGKNKVEVYDVDTNKLIDDISESLHVPSHFSIIKRNLPVIRGDKYRLQQLFQNLITNALNYNDKEKGIIEIGVQEKNHFWQFYVKDNGKGIEKKYFDKIFNTFEKLENNLESTGIGLSIAKKIVDIYGGNIWLTSKVSEGTTFFFTIKK, encoded by the coding sequence ATGAAAATAGAAGACCACATATTAGACATATTGCAACTTTATGAGTACGCTATGGCTATAGGAAAGTCTTTAGATTATAAAGAAAGTTGTGACCTTTTTCTTAAACTTGTACTAAAGCGAAAAAACCTCAATGCAGCTTGGATTTTAGAGTCTAGAGACAATGTGCTAAAGTCTACTTATGCTATTCCGCTGGGTAAAGAAATTGAAGTAGAAAAAGATGAAGCCAAATCAGCGCTACTAGATCATATAGATTTTGCACAAATAGTTAGTTCTGGTAATGAGATTTCAACCATGGCGCCAATTGCTATAGATGGAGGTATAACCGCAATATTTAATTTACAAGATGGAGGCTATTTGTTTTTATATTCAAAAAAAGATAATCTTACCAAAAAAGATGTATTGCAACTAGAACCGGTAATAAGTAAATTTACAATCAACCTCAAAGCATGTAAAGCATTTAAAGAGCAAGAACAACTGCTTAATAATTTAGAGGTGCAAAACAAAGAGTTAAGTGACTATGCACACATGGTATCTCACGATTTAAAATCGCCTTTGCGTAGTATAGATTCCTTAGCAACGTGGTTAAAAGAAGATTACGACGCTAAGTTAGATGATAAAGGAAAGGAAAGTCTAGGATTAATTCGCAGTAGTGTAGATAAAATGGATGCACTAATAAATGGTATATTAGAATATTCTACGATTGGTAAAAACAAAGTTGAAGTTTATGATGTAGATACCAACAAGCTTATAGACGATATTTCAGAAAGCCTACATGTACCAAGTCATTTTTCAATTATAAAAAGAAATCTGCCGGTTATTAGAGGCGATAAATACAGGCTGCAACAGTTGTTTCAGAATTTAATTACCAATGCCTTAAACTATAACGACAAGGAAAAAGGGATCATTGAAATAGGTGTCCAGGAGAAAAACCACTTTTGGCAGTTTTATGTTAAAGACAACGGCAAAGGCATAGAAAAAAAGTATTTTGATAAAATTTTTAACACCTTTGAGAAACTTGAAAATAATCTAGAATCTACCGGAATAGGTTTATCTATAGCAAAGAAAATCGTAGATATATATGGCGGAAATATTTGGTTAACTTCTAAAGTCAGTGAGGGCACAACATTCTTTTTTACTATAAAAAAATAA
- a CDS encoding UDP-glucose dehydrogenase family protein — MKITIVGSGYVGLVTGACFSEVGIDVVCVDVDKKKIDNLNNGIIPIYEPGLEKMITRNMEKNRLSFSTSLADSISDSEVVFISVGTPPDEDGSADLKHVLAVARECGRTMNDYKLIVTKSTVPVGTSIKVKNAVQEELDKRKTDIPFDVASNPEFLKEGAAIDDFMKPDRIVVGTESERAEKLLNKLYKPFTLNGHPIIFMDIVSAEMTKYAANAMLATKISFINDIANLCEVVGADINNVRKGIGSDSRIGTKFIYPGIGYGGSCFPKDVQALIRTASENKYELQVLKAVEAVNKSQKLVLFNKINSHFKGDLRGKTIAVWGLSFKPQTDDMREAPSLQIIKELLAAGATVNAYDPVAAEEAKHHFGDTINYCEEQYEALIGADCLAVLTEWSEFKIPNFKIMKHLLNEAVVFDGRNIYDKEEMHNLGYQYSCIGVKTVQTKKETNKSLELVG, encoded by the coding sequence ATGAAAATAACAATTGTAGGAAGTGGCTATGTAGGCTTAGTTACAGGCGCTTGTTTTTCGGAAGTAGGTATCGACGTTGTATGTGTTGATGTTGACAAAAAGAAAATAGACAACTTAAACAATGGCATCATTCCCATTTACGAACCAGGATTAGAAAAAATGATTACGCGTAATATGGAAAAAAACCGATTGAGCTTTTCAACCAGTTTAGCAGATTCTATATCAGATTCTGAAGTGGTATTTATAAGTGTAGGTACACCACCAGATGAAGATGGTAGTGCAGATTTAAAACACGTATTGGCTGTAGCACGCGAGTGTGGTAGAACTATGAACGATTATAAACTAATCGTAACAAAAAGTACAGTACCAGTTGGTACCTCAATAAAAGTGAAAAATGCAGTTCAAGAAGAGTTGGATAAACGTAAGACAGACATTCCGTTTGATGTAGCTTCAAACCCAGAATTTTTAAAAGAAGGTGCTGCAATTGACGATTTTATGAAACCAGACCGCATTGTAGTTGGTACAGAAAGTGAAAGAGCAGAAAAATTACTTAACAAACTTTACAAGCCATTTACATTAAATGGTCATCCCATAATTTTTATGGATATCGTTTCTGCTGAAATGACAAAGTATGCTGCAAACGCAATGTTGGCAACTAAAATTAGTTTCATCAATGATATTGCAAACTTATGTGAAGTTGTTGGTGCGGATATTAATAATGTTAGAAAAGGTATTGGTTCAGATTCTCGTATCGGTACAAAATTTATTTATCCAGGTATTGGTTACGGCGGATCTTGCTTTCCTAAAGATGTACAAGCTCTAATTAGAACAGCAAGCGAAAACAAATACGAACTACAAGTGCTTAAAGCGGTTGAGGCTGTAAATAAATCTCAGAAGTTAGTGTTGTTCAATAAAATAAATTCACATTTTAAAGGTGATTTAAGAGGGAAAACCATTGCAGTTTGGGGATTATCCTTTAAACCACAAACCGATGATATGCGTGAAGCACCATCATTACAAATCATAAAGGAATTACTTGCGGCTGGTGCAACTGTAAATGCATACGACCCTGTTGCAGCAGAAGAGGCAAAACATCATTTTGGTGATACAATAAATTATTGTGAAGAACAATACGAAGCTTTAATTGGTGCAGATTGTTTGGCAGTACTAACAGAATGGTCAGAGTTTAAGATTCCTAACTTTAAAATAATGAAACACCTGTTAAACGAAGCGGTTGTTTTTGATGGAAGAAACATCTACGATAAAGAAGAGATGCACAATCTTGGTTACCAATATTCTTGTATTGGTGTTAAAACAGTTCAAACAAAAAAAGAAACAAATAAAAGTTTAGAACTAGTGGGTTAA